In Nicotiana tabacum cultivar K326 chromosome 17, ASM71507v2, whole genome shotgun sequence, one DNA window encodes the following:
- the LOC107798021 gene encoding uncharacterized protein LOC107798021 isoform X1: MRRYKSKSKGIGEMTVGQVEEVAVKMTASAEGEVSEVAGRSKKRKMCDGDLEISSTVACVRSHSEHISVAQESLVTPTSELSSHAALSSNFDDALLASCCASYESSKSLDLEEETVEIATPKSKESSVKAELRQIESPTRPHHANSRRRLTAEKMPSETDLEEFFAAAEKDILKRFTKKYNFDFVKEKPLEGHYEWVRSTIKP, translated from the exons ATGAGAAGATATAAGAGCAAGTCGAAGGGAATTGGAGAAATGACGGTTGGCCAGGTGGAAGAGGTAGCAGTGAAGATGACAGCATCAGCTGAAGGGGAGGTTTCAGAGGTTGCCGGCCGttcaaagaagaggaagatgtgTGATGGTGATTTAGAGATCTCATCAACTGTAGCTTGTGTTAGAAGTCACTCTGAACATATTTCAGTTGCACAGGAGAGTTTAGTTACTCCGACGAGCGAGCTCAGTTCTCACGCTGCTCTTAGCTCTAACTTTGATGACGCTTTATTAGCATCTTGCTGTGCAAGTTATGAAAGCTCGAAATCCCTAGATCTGGAA GAGGAGACAGTGGAGATTGCAACGCCGAAGAGTAAAGAAAG TAGTGTTAAAGCTGAACTACGCCAAATAGAGTCACCGACGAGACCACACCATGCCAATTCTCGCCGCCGACTAACGGCGGAAAAAATGCCCTCGGAGACTGACCTTGAAGAATTCTTTGCTGCAGCCGAGAAAGATATCCTTAAACGATTTACCAAAAA GTACAACTTTGACTTTGTGAAGGAGAAGCCATTGGAAGGTCACTACGAGTGGGTCCGATCGACTATAAAACCATGA
- the LOC107798021 gene encoding uncharacterized protein LOC107798021 isoform X2: protein MRRYKSKSKGIGEMTVGQVEEVAVKMTASAEGEVSEVAGRSKKRKMCDGDLEISSTVACVRSHSEHISVAQESLVTPTSELSSHAALSSNFDDALLASCCASYESSKSLDLEEETVEIATPKSKESVKAELRQIESPTRPHHANSRRRLTAEKMPSETDLEEFFAAAEKDILKRFTKKYNFDFVKEKPLEGHYEWVRSTIKP, encoded by the exons ATGAGAAGATATAAGAGCAAGTCGAAGGGAATTGGAGAAATGACGGTTGGCCAGGTGGAAGAGGTAGCAGTGAAGATGACAGCATCAGCTGAAGGGGAGGTTTCAGAGGTTGCCGGCCGttcaaagaagaggaagatgtgTGATGGTGATTTAGAGATCTCATCAACTGTAGCTTGTGTTAGAAGTCACTCTGAACATATTTCAGTTGCACAGGAGAGTTTAGTTACTCCGACGAGCGAGCTCAGTTCTCACGCTGCTCTTAGCTCTAACTTTGATGACGCTTTATTAGCATCTTGCTGTGCAAGTTATGAAAGCTCGAAATCCCTAGATCTGGAA GAGGAGACAGTGGAGATTGCAACGCCGAAGAGTAAAGAAAG TGTTAAAGCTGAACTACGCCAAATAGAGTCACCGACGAGACCACACCATGCCAATTCTCGCCGCCGACTAACGGCGGAAAAAATGCCCTCGGAGACTGACCTTGAAGAATTCTTTGCTGCAGCCGAGAAAGATATCCTTAAACGATTTACCAAAAA GTACAACTTTGACTTTGTGAAGGAGAAGCCATTGGAAGGTCACTACGAGTGGGTCCGATCGACTATAAAACCATGA